In Coffea arabica cultivar ET-39 chromosome 9e, Coffea Arabica ET-39 HiFi, whole genome shotgun sequence, the genomic window TAGTATATCTATTTTCCTCCTCTAAAGTATAAAAACAAGGCTTAGTAACCTTTTTCTTTCATTAGATTTGCTTATGTATTTAAGACTTGATTGATTTGACTAACAAAAGAATTGACACGACAAAAGAATTGACACCAATATATTTCTAACAATTTacataaactaaaaaaaaagaagacaataACAAGCATAGTATGACCTTGTATGTACAAAATGTTGCTAACTTTACTTATTGTCATTGTCATCACCATCATTTTTATTCAATTTAAAGTCTcataaaccataaacaatataaaaaaataaacataaattcaataagaataaaaaagatttttaaggaaaatagataaaagaaaaaagtttgcTTTTATCAATTGTAATTTTTCTACGTAGTCAACACTACGCACAATATGATAAATTTTgacaagaaaaatgataaaaagatAAATAGATATTAccatatattattatttttctttcttctttgtttctttttctttttggcacATAAATTCGGCATAGTCCTTTTTCAGTaaatttgctatttggattcaaaaattttgattaaatcataGGCGATTCTATAGCTACTATATTTTTATACATACACTGTATACTACTATTTTTACATTATAGGTATATATAACGGAAGGGGAGCTTATTGTTGACTAATTTTTTCAACTAATAAAATGCCTTTTTGACCCTTACAACAAAAGGTAAAATGGTTCCACTAAGTAAAAAATCACCTCATAAAAGTAAAATTAACTCCTGTTAATCCTACTTTAATATAGTATAAACGTATATACACACGCACACacatacatatgtatatattataagaCAAATACGAATAAAATATTCTTTCTTTAATTATTTCATGCCTTGCGTTGGTTTCAAAACTAATGAAAAAGATTACAAAAAAAATCCCATGCCACGGCTATATGGTGCCCCTCTCTTTCTataatttttatcattttttttttttggaaaatgcaattttttggTAAGTTTTAATTATATTAACAATCACAAACTGCTAAATAATTAGTCATTTGTACTACATATTTATTTCCATAAAATCCTCTATAAATTAATCCCAAATaagtataatatatatttttggagATAATTTCACATACCTCTCTTGAGGTTTACAATAATTGCAGAGAGTTCCCCTCAAGTTTTGAGAGTAACAATTACCTCCCTTCTCAGTGCACGTTTACTTTTAAcaatagggataattttagaaatctcccttgaggtttctaactaTTTCACTAGCCTCCTTtcaggtttcaaaaattacactaaccgtCTTGAggttaattatttttgttacaTTTGGAcctaataaataattaaaaagtgatattaggAGAGAGAAAAGCAGCAGAGAGAACAAAAGGCAAGTTGAAGAGTAACTGATCAAATACACAATTGTCTATAGCAAGACCATGCATGTGGAAAAGCAAAATGCAGAAAGTTGAGAATTCAGAATAAGGCAACAAATCAAGGAATATCTTCATATAATCAGGCAAGAAAACAATACTATAAAAaacgggaaaaaaaagaaaagaaaagtactAAATAACATGTTTAACGTTACAAAGATTCAACAGCAGTTGAGGTTAACAGAAAtgccaaaaagaaagaagaaatcatGAAATATTGTTAAGAAGATGACTTGATATTGATTCAATGCACAGTTGTATCTCTAGTCCGCTTCCTCTTGCTTCTTATGTTTTCTCTCTGTATATATATGCAATTATGCATGTACCATATAACACAACTGAAAAAAAGGGGATTcaacaaaactgaaaaaaaatgaTCTCCAAAGTTAAACTGATGATGTGAATAAACCAATTTACAAGATTAGACACAAGATAGAGAGATGCAATCCATGAGATTAGAATCCCAATGGGTGATAAAGTAATATCAGCATGTTAATTAGTGACAACTGATTTAATCCTTGAATAATATTCCCAACAAAATATACAAGGGCATCTTGGGGGTAAAAAcgtaaatacattttttttttttttttgaatttgagttgttgaatatttttttaaaaatttttactcATATTGGCGAGTACAAATGtaaatacataattattcaagaaatttattttttaaaaaaaattcttataaaaaaatataagcaatgttttaaaaaattttgaacctttcaatattttttgatgttattttatttcttttgaatttttttgatgaaattgttTGCTCATACATCTATATGTATATCTACACAGAATTAACATTAACCAAACAATCCAATCCACTAGAATGACATAATTAAGAAGACATTTTGGGGAGTAAAGATGTAAATacgtattttttgaaaaatttcattttttgaaaaattctttacACATAGAACTTTATATCTATAGACAACAATGAATATAaacaatttttaaaaagttttaattctccaatattttttttgcaaaatttttttgctCATTCATATTGCTACACATAGATATTTATTTTTTGCACAATTTTAATttacatatttaaaaaaaattaatactacaTTAACTAAGCAATCGAATTCATGAAATCATTAAAATCACAGCCCCTTAAAgttttaagggataatttcaaaaacctcccttaaGGTTTCTAACTATTTCATTGGCCTCTctctatttttcaaaattacatTAACCTCCATTGAGATTTATTATCATGTAACATCTAGATccaacaaataattaaaaagtgatattaggagagagaaaataatatGATTTTACATTTGCCCCTCATCtactaaattatttaattaatctaataccagcacaaacattaaagaaaacattATAATTTGTTGTTTATTATCATGGATTAAATCACATATGGCAtaaaaaatagtatatcattcTATATATTTCATTAATATAAGATCCAAATTGCTCTTTTTAGTTACAAACCCATTATCAAACAAGACCAacaacaaataattaaaaaaatatgtgaCCAAAATATTATAAAGAACGAACTTTAATACAATGAAAATCTTAGCAACTAACCTGAATATGTTGACAAGAATACTTATGATGTTAAAGTTTGTTCTCAACCCAAATATTAAGATTAGTTATTGAGATTTTTATGGTATTAAATTTCGCTCTTTGTAATATCATGGTTACagattattttgattatttgttgttgatCTTGTTTGGTAATAGGTTTGTAACTAAAAAGGGCAAATTGGACTTACATTAAGTGAAACATATAGAATGATATATTACTTTTGATGCTACATATGATTTAATCCCTATGGTAAATAGAAAATTCTAGTATTTTTCTTAATGCTTGGGTGgcattaaattaattaaataatttagtaaataaGGAATAATGGTGGAATCATATTGTGTCCCTCTTCTAATAttactttttaattatttgttaaaCGTTATTATTTTTGTAAGATTTAGTTCTAAGGGAggttaatataatttttaaaatttaaagggAGAGTAGTGAAATAGTTAGAAACCccagggaggtttctaaaattatccctgtCCTAAAGCCAGTTGGACGCCCGAAAGTCAGCACAGTTCCAAAGCAAAGTGTGAAGTGGAGGCTCTTATATAAGATAACCAGTTCTAAGGGAGGCTCTTATGTTGTAAAGGAGAAGTAACCCTACTTTTACTGTTCCTTCACTATCTTTCTTCACTACCTCCTCGCCCCGCAAATTCGAGCAATTCCAGCGATTCGTTCTTCAAAGGTAAATTTCTACCCAAAATCCTAATGCAGTTTTCATCAATGATTCCATGgattcttttgtttgattgagttCTGGGGTTTTTAGTTAATGGGTTGCgtttgtttttgtttcctttttctgtgATTTCCGAGTAGGTTTTCTTGAgggttttttttccctcgtttTTTGTTTTGCTTAGGTTTTTTATAACCCGCGGAGCAATCGAATCGGTGtttttatgttttggtttgtaaaATCGTTTCAGTAGTAAAGTTGACTTAAACTTTGAGATAAGTGAATCGGTCGATGCTTTTGTTCGTTTTTGCTTTCTACTCGATCAGAAATTTGCTGAAGGTTTCCCTGTTTTAGCGTTTTTTCCTTGGGGTCTTGTGGGTTCTTCTTGAGTTTGCGGAAGCCCTGTTTCCTTGTATTGTTAGAACTAAGCAAAGATGTAACttttttgggttttgtttgATGTGGTCTTTTGCTATGAGATTGTGCTTGTATTGGGGTTAAGTGGCTCTAGTTCTTGAGTACGTATGCTTCGGAAGTGTTTCAATTTGGTTTGATTTGACCTAAGTTGCGTGCTTTTGCTTGCTGGCTATAATTCTCTTTGAATTTTAAGGTATTTGTGCAATTTGAAGGAATTTTGAATCGTTATCATATTGTTTCTGCAGTTCTTTAACATGGCTGTTACAGAGACTACAGTCAAGAACGACTCGGAGGTTAGAGTGCCGCCGAATTTAGATAGAAAATCATGTGAATCGGGGTCACGTGCCAAACTCTTGGTCTCGAATGGCTGTAACAAGCGTAAAGCTGAATTTGTGCTAGATGGTGAAagggagaaaaggaagagattggACCCTGTCGTGAAGCAGCAGTGTCGAACTATTCTGGAAACGTTGATTACTCATCCTACTGGATGGATTTTTAGGACTCCGGTGGACCCTGTTGCATTGAATATTCCTGATTACTTTTCCATAATCTTGCATCCGATGGATTTGGGGACAATAAAGTCGAAGTTGGCTGGTAATAGATACTTCAGTGCTGAAGAGTTTGCATCTGATGTCAAGCTGACCTTCTCAAATGCCATGCTGTATAATCCTCCTGATAATCCAGTTCATCGCATGGCAAAGGAACTAGAGTGCGTTTTCATAAGAAGATGGAAGCTTCTGGAAGCTAAATGGAAACGTGAGACAGCATGTGCTCAGCAGGACACTTTTTCAAGTAAGAGTGAAAAGACTGCTCAAAATACTATGAGGGCTTTTGATAAGAAGTCACTGGAGCAGATTTCAAGTGGCCTTGAAAAGAATGCTCAAAATAGAGCAAAGCCTTCCTATAAGGAGCCACAGGGGCTGATTTCAAATGGAATTGAAAAGAAGGCTCAAGATACTAGAAAGGCTTTCTGTAAGAATTCACAGGGCATCGTttcaaatgaaagtgaaaagaatGCTCAAAATACTAAAAAGGCTTTCTGTAAGAATTCACAGGGCCTGATTTCAGGTAAATTTGAAAAGAATGCTCAGTGTAAGAAATCAGATACGGTCTTGGTCGCAAAGAGGTCAATGTTATTGGAGGAAAGGCAGAAGCTTAAGAAAGATCTCATAGAAATGTTGAAGGGAAAGGTGAATGGAAAGTTGCAGACTGTCCTTCAAAAATTTGGTTTCTTTGacattagaaaagaaaagattgatgTGAACATTGACGATCTTCAAGATGACATCTTATGGGAGTTGAAGAGAGTACTGAAAGATTCTTCAGATGCAAGTTCTGCGAAAGAGAGCAAAGATAAAATGTTGTCGACTCAGACGAAAATTCAGCACCGTGAAAGTAAAGTCATTCAGGACCGTGAAACTAAAACTATTCAGGACTGTCAAAGTAAAACTATGTCAACCCACTCATGCAGGGTGAATGCGGATTCTGTTTGCCAATTAACTGAAGGTTCTGGAAGTGGTGAGGATGAAGAATACACATGGCCCAGCTCTGGTCTTTCAACAACAATAACTTCAGTTATTTCGGGTGAATGCTGGACTCCTCTTATTGATGATGAGCAAGCTCTGAAGAAAGCTTTACGCATTGCAAAGCTCAAAAGCCGCTTTGCAGAAACTATTTCTAAAGCAAATGGTGATAAAACAGATGCTGagcaagaaagagagagagtgaaaaGACTGCAACGTGAAGAGGAGCTATTTAAGGCACGAATAAGAGAGGAGCAGTTAAAGAAAGAGGCTGAATTGAAGAGGCAGAGGGACAAAGAAAGAGAAGCTGCTCGGCTTGCATTGCAATTGATGGAAAAGGCTGTTCAGCTGGAGGATAATCTGATGACTTTGAAGGAGCTTGAGATGCTCACTCAGTGTTCTCCCACCTTTATTCTCCATGGGTGTTGTCCTGTGATGGTTCTAAGACGTTTAGAAACTGGTGAAATCTTGAACCCCTTGGAACGGTTAGGCTTGCACATAAAGGATGATTTCTTGGAGGAGGATGACGATGAGGAAACATTCTTGAGTTGGGAAGGTGAAGAAGGGGAGATCCTCGGATGACACTCCCATTGACTATTCTTACCTGCATTGTATCCAGAGTTCAAATctatacatgtatataatatttgAGGAGTTTtctcattgagcttctaacttccaattctttgttttttggaattttggaattttttaaTTCATTAAAAATTTTAGGTATAATTTTGCAAACCTCCCCTGCGGTTTGTAACAATTGTAGAGACTCCCCTCAAGTTTTTGAAATTACATCTCCTCTGTTTTACTATTTATGTAACAATATAGGTCCAATGAACCAAAGTTTGTCTTAAAAATCTTAAATTATCCTTttgttcaaaattaaaaaagaaaaataaagcatACTCAAGGGATAATTTAAAAAAACTCCCTTGAGCTTTGTAACAATTGTAGCCATCTTCttgagatttaaaaaattacagaaacctcccctaaaagTATGTTTGGATAACAAACGATGATATAAGCACAAGAAGTCTAATGAATATCCTATATTGCCCTTATTTGATTtacaaaaacaaattaaatgacaaaagaaaatcaaatattAGCATTATTTGttaagtaaaaaattttaaggtaatttttttgtagtaaaatttaggtcatgtttcaaggtatcatttttttaatatttggaccttttttttttgttaagtaagttgtgaagaaatTGTTTTTAACAAATGCATCCCTACTAGTCGGCTATTTATAAAACTAAGTAAGAAGTCCATTTAAATGACCGAGGAATTGAATATAATGTATTAAGTGAGATAAGGTTAGAACTTTTGGATAAAGAAATATTTGCAAAATatggtttcttttttctttacatccacttttttattttaaatttgtaaaATTGTTAAAACTATTATAGTCTTTTCATAACATTAAGGGACGTAATTGTTTAAAAGCATCATGGGGGGTtcatgaaattatccctatactCAATCGCATTCTTTCACACTTTGCACAAACTGACTATCACAATCCTTAACAAACACCCATGCAAAAACTCCATTCCAAATTCAAGTAGCTGCCCAAAGGATACCACATTACCTATACAACATCAATGTTTgccacaaaacaaaaaaaacaccaTTGACAACCAATTTTATACACCAAAATTAAATCTCAATGCCTCAACACCTTTCCAATACAATCTAATCACACTCCCATGTCCTTAAGAATATTAACATCTCAAAGTAGACAATAAATTCTACTTCTACAACAAAATGACAATAAGCAACGGTAACCCTATGAAAGAAATCCTTATGAAATTATAgacattttacaaaattttttttgataatagaTAAAATATGACAAATTCCACTCCTTTGGCCCTTCTCctatttcaatcatcaattttattatttatttctatATTAGCGTGAACTTCTTCATTTCCTTCCATTTTGACATATAAATCTACTCCTTGTATTGATTTTACAATTTTAATTTGCTAATGTCCACAAAATTCAAGATAAAAAAAAGATGGTGTAGTAGTATAATAACTAAAAGGAGAGGAGCCAAAATAGACAAGAGATAGagaaatatgtttttttttcgATTTTGTAAATCTATTGCCTTATATTGTGAATTGTCTACCAACTAGAGGGTATTATAGGTACTTTATTGTGCCAAGGGAAGTAAGTGAAATTATTGAGGGGAGctaagtgaaattgtcaaaaaactcaaggaaggtttctgaaattatcccaatttTTTATGCTTCTTGATTGGTTGGTTTAAAAGATATCCATTTCTTACGCCTCAACATTTCCATATTTAGGTggtttttattcaaataaatttggaaatgcaactataattaaaaaaaggaaacaaatatATTTTAGGCATTATTGTAGCAATAATAACAAAGAAATCCTACCAAAAAATACACGTATGCTGAAAATTAGTTAATATTAAGGAAACAAATAAATATATCATTAATGAATTATAAAGCAAATAAGGAAAGATTCACCAATATAGCCAAAATGGGCCTAACCTTAATAAGGATCAAGAAAAATGGGCCTAACCTTCATAAGGAtcaagaaaaaaatgattttacGTAGGCtggcaacaaaaaaaaaggtttattTGATTACCAAGTAATTATTTATGTCTAGACATTTACCCTTCTTTAAGCCTGACTTTAGGAATGAGAATGACCGAAAAAGGAAGTACAAAACTTTATGAATGAGAATGATTAAGGTGAGAGGGCGGAGGGGGAACGCTTGGATTGGGCGGTAAGATGATAAAATGGAAAGAATTGTAAGTGAGAGAG contains:
- the LOC140014794 gene encoding uncharacterized protein; translation: MAVTETTVKNDSEVRVPPNLDRKSCESGSRAKLLVSNGCNKRKAEFVLDGEREKRKRLDPVVKQQCRTILETLITHPTGWIFRTPVDPVALNIPDYFSIILHPMDLGTIKSKLAGNRYFSAEEFASDVKLTFSNAMLYNPPDNPVHRMAKELECVFIRRWKLLEAKWKRETACAQQDTFSSKSEKTAQNTMRAFDKKSLEQISSGLEKNAQNRAKPSYKEPQGLISNGIEKKAQDTRKAFCKNSQGIVSNESEKNAQNTKKAFCKNSQGLISGKFEKNAQCKKSDTVLVAKRSMLLEERQKLKKDLIEMLKGKVNGKLQTVLQKFGFFDIRKEKIDVNIDDLQDDILWELKRVLKDSSDASSAKESKDKMLSTQTKIQHRESKVIQDRETKTIQDCQSKTMSTHSCRVNADSVCQLTEGSGSGEDEEYTWPSSGLSTTITSVISGECWTPLIDDEQALKKALRIAKLKSRFAETISKANGDKTDAEQERERVKRLQREEELFKARIREEQLKKEAELKRQRDKEREAARLALQLMEKAVQLEDNLMTLKELEMLTQCSPTFILHGCCPVMVLRRLETGEILNPLERLGLHIKDDFLEEDDDEETFLSWEGEEGEILG